One genomic segment of Drosophila melanogaster chromosome 3L includes these proteins:
- the Plp gene encoding Pericentrin-like protein, isoform F: MNLYTIYDWITSLLRPHGASVSYKAIEAATLEELPATSVATATSTAATSRATGGAAATCVDVEFIPTLNIIFEKPTSSSEQLQCAEKSEHVAGGVSDKEPADDCDSDNDSTRTYIISRSSWTGVTSSSSTPYAVTSTDTAELLRRQNNLSLTEEDQSVSSFSIEQPTSSITIEMADQRTTTTTTTTATTATTPSSANILATTATTTTTTSSSIEEEIEEAIEISEVEEQLNTPLESLSEAAAYARPKDEQSSAKSLSSNPAEDEDADEFRIDDAQLSGGQLAQHFLVDEDESEEGSDLPAASKVEVSLSSNDDDFDISLPLEQRKPVHSLHEDDESVDQSLSNQSTTDDVSELVEEPVHEMDDKTDGSAAISASAPQETQVDESQITDEQDHSMEEIVATNESIEVTYEAEETVNTSQKQDLITDLDEESEDQVHVDNRPTSTLQALKLPALQQPQIVERKAATALTTLRLQADVLEPLELTILEMDDDENEEDDDDEESSLQLMKLRLMAMNQQMIVDNAPKLSPTEAEQTQVTSSSNNLEIKQMERVPLTEFSKDVLEDITEESERLLSMSTTMEEEQDPPSLSLDESKTLLQPGAHKTGGSSSSLVSLNMLKQLEAKVQELHTQLETKDNCLASLNLQLETARRESSAGPASARDSSSLMTNSTEYRTLQEELGGPTLDIYVEMSRRDELIAKLTDSLQQSLNVRDKLQVDADRLGGEVQNLRRQLQETLDAVKRSSAVWPDQECNPGQRISEISMDLISESDDDLDRHFLTDNEERGSRSSKERQLTQLQTNEELGLQASNPEWTPTFSKQIEQFHTYLLPTEQRIFQMVQRKFDDYLNQQITLCRDLGAQELKIARDQWESEKLTSEQNQQAAHAKQMEDLRKYFEHKCADLEKQFSDDVFSHKSQHQTGDSSSECSEVDQLPEEGAAAVSSKEPSPRKRKRAELLLSPSHRQMTPCGLDSLGENTGKTEKDNTADIADLKIFYQTHIKELKRAHEDQVRKLSDRIKFYERQQGDDDYKPATESPERTCPDQESAGGVANTSLIIIDEDELNFNNESQVIQRIIEEYEKRLQEQLALARQDIATELEQQIKSLLSENTVDDQHWPKELILLREKFTAKSQLEITQLNIKHAEEMSRLKLEFEKQLNRKNKRHLTFDAARDLEQVICERDGLRELSKSFRSVLCRLAKCVAHCEEDLNATLSEEVQRLLFHSRSQDGGDDLEATISSSLNNTKHMLRVPDVHSLLEVVEDPSLVQFIDSKSNEEPSEDFDLNDCLERLKSEASYLLHLSEDLHKQRTHDESSEHLDEPEKQEHELCCEAEDGLKTTGAVNQQVLSKFLRTNSLNDQQMGVANQRKNSNPEAGKTHSSLPPDLQEHAGNASELSFQLVQLKNRLIKSEADRQNLQQQLSRTIDRNAELGQELQALRDQLSQLNSLNHTDYNEGYGLGTMKSLQEQGLDQSSASFLALQERARHLLSSSPVKEQPSRDHGNSTVILLQMIEDFCREGDKVVEFSKKDREDLQSQIDTADKQLKDTRRFLEDQAAEREQERDEFQREIERLKAQLRDKEKEHSSYANASEEYAQLESQFREVNQQLCESNAKRDKFEVELKASIDKIFVLREIISELETQVQTKALNEEVLAEKAQQLEEYVSLQMRDNDILQQEVHSLKTDIGEGYQSRIRVLEEKLKQSGPTAEQGVVLSQVAEKLRDIETTLDQKTKALESLHNSNATSNSASLSVTEDVSIHGSKEPTAVGSPSHPSLTVEGVQRVTEKLDRHTRVEEAAIKRIRDLEMQVHQMRAGCVELQHERDTLQGRMEEQTQRISTLQNRLEEQRQRAEQLHRTGTSDLNTRVHELQGEVQNLYEQLAARDKQMANMRQQLQRSKEEITRLETEVEVRTQPDRSLVNKLQAEVQQKGAEIVKLKDKIRTEMINRLAIPDLMETMLADKNDEIDHLRDQLEAKEKELQASQQEASQISSPSGAAGKQEGSGGKLSARTLSDIGSITEFPEPDVERRAAMRSLTALQMSEGAGGFLHQTMETSKEAVANLTHKRTDDLSGFIVPYPVNTFEHPHYFQALGVTAQSTDGLTPGLVPRQINFSNLTEDSKLKTTSLLMHTPELPRPTTPPEIHQLRVKLSDLQTEKQRQQSELEKKLQDLQKELEQEKEKLSRQAQTLQSYEESEAKYRLRIENLESKVLETAAQAASDRENLRKELNCVSAAHEQCENAAAARKRELEKLNSEVKVKADQLHAALRRCADLELQVLTLERDLERLKNSDNSSKQYSVDEIAQQVEKELNYSAQLDSNILKAIESEEENNLDKKLQKGVQTEEETLPGTGNGTDDENFTGERELLNQLEALRAQLAVEREQCEAMSKELLGEKQHSQDIQEQDVIIIEAMRKRLETALDAEDELHKQLDQERERCERLQTQLTSLQRAESRRNSSLLLKSPGDSPRKSPRADFESELGDRLRSEIKLLVAQNERERERSADAQRSSERERQRYEKELQERVAYCERLKQEMEKLSRDKESAETELEHFNERLTLQASEIESLEARLVTLQEAETRRANTRTRQHQENVKLQAEIHELKSKLLAAEAARDCLDQKVTQLRFDVSRSGQREAKLAEALAQANDRLAHSTDDNVPAQFMQKMKEINALLAENTQENRQMAETVQFLVGERIALQKKCEELGGAGNTNVTELEERCRQLIGRYLRVESHRKALVYQKRYLKLTLEGYQASEQLALQNLRGGAEQPPQRNIKKKFKTVALAIIAIQRIKYIGRIWHTGKRIVSKSVFTITQQRSPGLNLNVAPPQSPLPGPNSNLPTNNNNLMGRLSYAPLSPPMVNFSTVQPIMLPSDFTLQAPTTSLQTTIANNNSENTLPSLARLDWPTMQKPKRAHARHH, from the exons ATGAATCTGTACACTATATACGATTGG ATCACATCATTGCTCCGGCCGCACGGTGCCAGTGTAAGCTATAAGGCGATCGAAGCGGCGACTCTCGAAGAATTGCCAGCAACATCcgtggcaacagcaacatccaCGGCTGCAACATCACGCGCCactggaggagcagcagcaacttgtgTGGACGTTGAGTTCATACCCACGCTAAATATCATATTTGAGAAGCCGACTTCGTCGAGTGAGCAACTACAGTGCGCCGAGAAATCGGAACATGTGGCCGGTGGTGTGTCCGATAAGGAACCAGCAGATGATTGTGACTCCGACAATGATTCTACGCGCACATATATAATCTCGCGAAGCAGTTGGACGGGGGTAACATCGAGTAGCAGCACCCCATATGCGGTTACATCCACGGATACCGCCGAATTACTCAGGCGCCAGAACAATCTCAGCCTTACGGAGGAAGATCAATCTGTGTCGTCGTTTAGCATCGAGCAGCCCACCAGTTCCATAACCATTGAAATGGCCGATCAACGGACAACCAcgaccaccacaacaacgGCGACGACGGCAACAACGCCGAGCAGTGCTAACATTCTGGCCACAACAGCAACGACAACGACCACAACTAGCAGTAGTATTGAGGAGGAGATCGAAGAGGCCATCGAGATCAGTGAGGTGGAGGAGCAGCTAAATACTCCACTGGAATCTCTATCGGAGGCGGCTGCCTATGCCCGGCCAAAGGATGAGCAATCAAGTGCCAAAAGTTTGAGTAGCAATCCGGCAGAGGATGAGGATGCTGATGAGTTTCGGATCGATGATGCCCAGTTATCTGGTGGCCAGTTGGCTCAGCACTTCCTGGTCGATGAGGATGAAAGCGAGGAGGGTTCGGATCTTCCAGCTGCCTCCAAAGTGGAGGTTAGTCTCTCCTCTAATGATGATGACTTTGATATCAGTTTGCCATTGGAGCAGAGGAAACCTGTGCATTCCCTGCACGAAGATGATGAGTCTGTAGATCAAAGTTTAAGTAATCAAAGCACTACGGATGATGTTTCCGAATTGGTCGAGGAGCCAGTCCATGAGATGGACGATAAAACCGATGGCAGTGCGGCCATTAGTGCCAGTGCACCTCAAGAAACTCAGGTGGATGAAAGCCAAATAACCGACGAGCAGGATCACTCTATGGAAGAAATAGTTGCCACAAATGAATCAATTGAGGTGACGTACGAAGCTGAGGAAACCGTCAATACTTCACAGAAACAAGATTTAATCACCGATTTAGATGAAGAGTCAGAGGATCAGGTGCACGTGGACAACAGGCCCACTTCGACTTTGCAAGCATTGAAGCTTCCTGCGTTGCAACAACCTCAGATTGTAGAAAGGAAAGCTGCTACAGCATTGACCACATTACGTCTGCAAGCAGATGTTTTGGAGCCCTTAGAGTTAACCATTCTGGAAATGGATGATGATGAGAATGAAGAGgatgacgacgatgaggaGAGTTCCTTGCAACTGATGAAGCTGCGATTAATGGCCATGAATCAGCAAATGATTGTGGACAATGCACCCAAACTTTCGCCCACGGAAGCGGAACAAACACAAGTAACCAGCAGCAGTAACAATTTAGAAATCAAACAAATGGAGCGAGTGCCACTCACAGAGTTCTCCAAGGATGTTCTGGAGGATATTACCGAAGAAAGCGAGAGACTTCTCTCGATGAGCACAACTATGGAAGAGGAGCAGGATCCGCCTTCCCTCTCCTTGGATGAGTCTAAAACTCTGCTGCAGCCAGGAGCACATAAAACTGGGGGCAGCAGTTCCAGTTTGGTGAGTTTAAATATGCTTAAGCAGCTGGAGGCCAAGGTACAGGAACTACACACCCAACTGGAGACCAAGGACAACTGCTTGGCATCGCTTAATCTGCAGCTTGAGACAGCAAGAAGAGAATCCAGTGCGGGTCCAGCTTCAGCAAGGGATTCCAGTTCGCTAATGACCAATTCGACAGAGTATCGCACTCTTCAGGAAGAACTAGGCGGCCCA ACATTGGACATTTATGTGGAGATGTCACGGAGGGATGAGTTGATTGCCAAACTAACCGATTCGCTGCAGCAATCGCTGAATGTGCGTGACAAGCTGCAGGTGGATGCGGATCGTCTGGGTGGCGAAGTACAGAATCTGCGTAGGCAACTCCAAGAGACGCTCGATGCAGTGAAACGCTCGAGTGCCGTATGGCCCGATCAGGAATGCAATCCCGGTCAGCGTATCTCAGAGATCTCCATGGATTTGATCAGCGAAAGCGATGATGATCTGGATCGTCATTTTCTCACGGACAACGAAGAGCGCGGATCACGCAGCTCCAAGGAAAGGCAGCTAACTCAGTTACAAACCAACGAAGAATTGGGACTGCAGGCGTCAAACCCGGAGTGGACACCGACATTTAGCAAGCAGATCGAACAGTTCCACACATATCTGTTGCCCACCGAACAGCGCATCTTCCAGATGGTCCAGCGCAAGTTCGACGACTATTTGAACCAACAGATCACCTTGTGTCGTGATCTTGGCGCCCAGGAGCTGAAGATTGCCCGCGATCAGTGGGAGAGCGAGAAGCTAACCAGCGAACAGAACCAGCAGGCAGCTCATGCCAAGCAAATGGAGGATCTGCGCAAGTACTTTGAGCATAAGTGCGCCGATCTGGAAAAGCAATTCTCGGACGATGTCTTCTCGCACAAGTCACAGCATCAGACAGGGGACAGTTCATCGGAGTGCTCGGAGGTAGATCAGTTGCCCGAGGAAGGGGCCGCCGCGGTGTCCTCCAAGGAACCATCTCCCCGCAAACGGAAGCGAGCTGAGCTGCTTCTGAGTCCCAGTCACAGGCAGATGACTCCTTGTGGCTTGGATTCGCTGGGAGAAAACActggaaaaactgaaaaagac AATACTGCGGATATAGCCGACCTAAAGATCTTTTACCAAACCCACATCAAGGAGCTAAAGCGCGCGCATGAGGATCAGGTGCGCAAGCTGAGCGATCGGATAAAGTTCTATGAGCGACAGCAGGGTGATGATGACTATAAG CCTGCAACCGAATCACCCGAACGTACCTGCCCGGATCAGGAATCCGCAGGGGGAGTCGCGAATACCTCCCTTATTATCATCGATGAGGATGAGTTGAATTTCAACAACGAATCGCAGGTTATTCAGCGAATCATCGAGGAGTACGAGAAGAGATTGCAGGAGCAATTGGCCTTGGCTCGGCAGGACATCGCCACCGAGTTGGAGCAGCAGATTAAG aGTTTATTGTCGGAGAATACCGTGGACGATCAGCATTGGCCCAAGGAGCTGATCTTGCTGCGCGAGAAGTTTACGGCCAAGAGTCAACTGGAGATCACTCAGCTGAACATTAAACATGCCGAAGAG ATGTCGCGCCTGAAATTAGAATTTGAAAAGCAGCTGAATCGAAAGAACAAGCGCCATCTGACCTTCGATGCAGCCCGTGACCTGGAGCAGGTGATCTGCGAACGAGATGGATTGAGGGAGCTGTCCAAGAGTTTCCGCAGCGTACTTTGTCGGCTGGCCAAGTGTGTGGCCCACTGTGAGGAGGATTTGAATGCCACACTATCCGAGGAGGTGCAACGCCTGCTGTTCCACAGTCGCAGTCAAGATGGAGGTGATGATCTGGAGGCTACCATTAGTAGCTCCCTAAATAATACGAAGCACATGCTCCGTGTGCCGGATGTCCACAGCCTGCTGGAAGTTGTGGAGGATCCGAGTTTGGTGCAGTTCATCGACAGCAAGAGCAACGAAGAGCCAAGTGAGGACTTCGATTTGAATGATTGCCTAGAGCGTTTGAAGTCGGAAGCCTCCTACCTGTTGCATTTGTCAGAGGATTTGCATAAGCAGCGGACACACGATGAGTCGTCGGAGCACTTGGACGAACCGGAAAAACAGGAGCATGAGCTCTGCTGCGAGGCGGAAGATGGTCTGAAGACCACAGGTGCAGTGAATCAACAAGTACTGTCGAAATTCCTGCGCACAAATTCCTTGAACGATCAGCAAATGGGCGTGGCCAATCAGAGGAAGAACAGCAATCCCGAGGCGGGAAAAACACATTCCTCCCTACCTCCAGATCTTCAAGAGCATGCGGGAAATGCATCAGAGCTGTCGTTCCAGCTTGTGCAGCTAAAGAATCGCTTGATTAAATCGGAGGCAGATCGTCAGAACTTGCAACAGCAACTCAGTCGCACTATTGATCGCAATGCGGAGCTGGGACAGGAGCTACAAGCACTTAGGGATCAGCTCTCCCAGTTGAACTCTCTGAACCACACGGATTACAATGAGGGATACGGCTTGGGCACAATGAAGAGCTTGCAGGAGCAGGGATTGGATCAATCATCGGCCAGTTTTCTTGCCCTCCAAGAGAGAGCGCGTCATTTGCTTTCATCCTCTCCGGTCAAGGAGCAACCATCAAGAGACCACGGCAATTCGACCGTTATCTTGCTACAAATGATCGAGGACTTTTGCCGCGAGGGCGACAAAGTGGTGGAGTTCAGCAAAAAGGATCGCGAGGATCTGCAGTCCCAG atCGATACCGCTGACAAGCAGCTGAAGGATACCAGGCGATTCCTGGAGGATCAGGCCGCCGAACGCGAACAGGAACGCGATGAGTTCCagcgcgaaatcgagcggctgaaGGCTCAGTTGCGCGACAAAGAGAAGGAGCACAGCTCCTATGCCAATGCCTCCGAGGAG tATGCACAACTGGAAAGCCAATTTAGGGAGGTAAATCAACAGTTGTGCGAGTCGAATGCGAAGCGGGATAAATTCGAGGTGGAACTGAAGGCTTCAATTGACAAAATCTTCGTGCTGCGGGAGATCATCTCAGAGCTGGAAACCCAAGTCCAGACAAAGGCACTCAATGAGGAAGTTTTGGCCGAGAAGGCCCAACAACTGGAGGAATATGTGAGTTTGCAGATGCGGGACAACGATATACTGCAGCAGGAGGTGCACAGCCTGAAGACAGACATTGGAGAGGGCTATCAATCCCGTATCAGAGTGCTGGAGGAGAAACTGAAACAGAGTGGACCAACGGCAGAACAAGGTGTGGTCTTGAGTCAGGTTGCGGAAAAGTTAAGAGACATTGAAACCACACTGGATCAAAAAACCAAAGCTCTGGAATCTCTGCATAACTCCAACGCGACCTCCAATTCGGCCAGCTTGAGTGTCACCGAAGATGTGTCTATTCATGGCAGCAAGGAACCCACGGCAGTGGGTTCACCCTCGCATCCATCGCTCACCGTGGAAGGTGTTCAACGGGTTACCGAAAAGCTGGACCGGCACACTCGCGTCGAGGAGGCGGCCATTAAGAGGATTCGCGACCTGGAGATGCAGGTTCATCAAATGCGCGCCGGTTGCGTG GAGCTTCAACATGAGCGGGATACGCTGCAGGGTCGTATGGAGGAACAGACTCAGCGTATTTCTACCCTCCAAAATCGGCTGGAGGAGCAGCGACAGCGGGCGGAGCAACTCCATCGGACTGGCACATCAGACTTGAATACCCGAGTACATGAACTCCAGGGTGAGGTCCAGAACCTATACGAGCAATTGGCGGCGCGGGACAAGCAGATGGCCAACATGCgacagcaactgcagcgcaGCAAGGAGGAGATAACTCGACTGGAGACGGAAGTCGAAGTACGAACACAACCAGATCGCAGTCTGGTGAACAAACTGCAGGCTGAAGTGCAGCAAAAGGGAGCAGAGATCGTGAAGTTAAAGGATAAGATACGCACAGAGATGATCAACCGTCTGGCTATCCCGGATCTCATGGAGACTATGCTGGCGGACAAGAACGATGAGATAGATCACCTGCGCGATCAACTGGAGGCTAAGGAGAAGGAACTGCAGGCATCTCAACAGGAAGCTAGCCAGATTTCATCCCCGTCTGGAGCAGCAGGAAAGCAGGAGGGTAGCGGTGGCAAGTTGAGTGCCCGAACCCTAAGCGATATCGGATCGATTACAGAGTTCCCCGAGCCGGATGTGGAGCGTCGAGCGGCCATGCGAAGTCTTACCGCTTTACAGATGAGCGAAGGTGCGGGCGGCTTCCTGCACCAGACAATG GAAACTTCTAAGGAAGCCGTGGCTAACTTAACACACAAGCGCACCGATGACCTAAGCGGCTTTATTGTCCCTTACCCGGTTAACACTTTCGAGCATCCGCACTACTTCCAGGCCCTGGGAGTCACTGCACAGAGCACCGATGGTCTAACGCCTGGTCTGGTGCCGAGGCAGATCAACTTCTCCAACCTTACAGAGGATTCCAAGCTAAAGACGACCAGTCTTCTGATGCACACACCGGAGTTGCCCAGGCCAACAACTCCTCCAGAGATTCATCAGCTGCGAGTAAAGCTTTCCGATTTGCAAACCGAAAAACAGAGACAGCAGAGTGAATTGGAGAAGAAGTTACAGGATCTGCAAAAAGAACTAGagcaggagaaggagaagcTGAGTCGTCAAGCGCAAACTTTGCAAAGTTACGAGGAGAGTGAAGCTAAGTATAGGCTTCGCATAGAGAACCTGGAGTCCAAGGTGCTGGAAACAGCTGCCCAGGCGGCTTCTGATCGAGAAAATCTCCGTAAGGAACTGAATTGCGTTAGTGCGGCCCATGAACAATGTGAaaatgcagctgctgctcgCAAACGGGAATTGGAGAAACTGAATAGTGAAGTCAAGGTAAAGGCCGATCAGCTGCATGCTGCTTTACGACGATGTGCAGATCTCGAACTGCAGGTTCTAACACTAGAACGCGATTTGGAGCGCCTAAAGAACAGTGATAATAGTTCGAAGCAATATTCGGTGGACGAAATTGCCCAGCAGGTGGAAAAGGAATTAAACTACTCTGCTCAGCTGGATTCAAACATCCTTAAAGCAATTGAAAGCGAGGAGGAAAACAATCTGGACAAGAAGCTGCAGAAAGGTGTCCAAACGGAGGAGGAGACTTTACCTGGAACTGGCAATGGAACCGACGACGAGAACTTCACTGGCGAGCGGGAACTACTAAATCAGTTGGAAGCCCTGCGTGCTCAATTGGCCGTGGAGCGTGAGCAATGCGAAGCAATGAGCAAGGAGCTACTGGGAGAGAAACAGCATTCGCAGGATATTCAAGAGCAGGATGTGATTATCATAGAAGCCATGAGGAAACGACTGGAGACAGCTCTTGATGCCGAGGACGAGCTCCACAAACAGCTCGATCAGGAACGGGAACGTTGTGAGCGTCTTCAAACGCAATTGACATCGCTGCAACGAGCGGAAAGTAGAAGAAACAGTTCCCTGCTACTGAAGTCGCCGGGCGACTCGCCCAGGAAATCTCCACGGGCTGATTTTGAATCCGAACTCGGAGATCGTCTGCGCAGTGAGATTAAACTGCTGGTTGCTCAAAATGAAAGGGAACGGGAGAGATCTGCGGATGCTCAACGGAGCAGTGAGCGGGAACGTCAGCGGTATGAAAAAGAGCTCCAGGAGCGAGTGGCATACTGTGAGCGGCTGAAACAGGAAATGGAGAAGCTATCTCGGGATAAGGAGTCCGCCGAAACAGAGTTGGAACACTTCAATGAACGTTTAACCCTGCAAGCCAGTGAAATCGAAAGTTTGGAGGCTAGGTTAGTCACCCTCCAGGAGGCGGAAACGCGAAGGGCCAACACACGCACCCGTCAGCATCAGGAGAACGTCAAGCTCCAGGCCGAGATCCATGAACTAAAGTCCAAACTTCTGGCGGCCGAAGCAGCACGGGATTGCCTGGACCAAAAAGTCACCCAACTGCGTTTCGATGTGAGTCGTTCTGGTCAGAGGGAGGCCAAACTAGCTGAGGCCTTAGCTCAGGCCAATGATCGATTGGCTCATAGCACCGATGACAATGTGCCGGCGCAGTTCATGCAGAAGATGAAGGAGATCAACGCCCTGCTGGCGGAGAACACTCAGGAAAACCGGCAAATGGCTGAGACGGTCCAGTTTTTGGTGGGCGAACGTATTGCTCTGCAGAAGAAATGCGAAGAGTTGGGTGGAGCTGGTAACACCAATGTCACCGAGCTGGAGGAGCGCTGCCGGCAGTTGATCGGTCGCTATTTACGAGTGGAGTCCCATCGGAAGGCGCTGGTCTACCAGAAGAGGTATTTGAAGCTCACACTGGAAGGTTACCAGGCCAGTGAGCAATTGGCTCTGCAGAATCTGAGAGGTGGTGCTGAACAGCCTCCACAGCGAAACATCAAAAAGAAGTTTAA GACGGTAGCCCTTGCGATCATTGCCATCCAGCGAATTAAATACATTGGACGCATCTGGCACACGGGAAAGCGGATTGTTAGCAAGTCAGTCTTCACAATTACTCAGCAGAG AAGTCCTGGACTAAACCTCAATGTGGCGCCTCCCCAATCCCCACTGCCTGGACCCAACTCAAATCTACCCACCAATAACAACAACCTCATGGGCCGCCTTAGTTATGCGCCCCTCTCACCGCCAATGGTTAACTTCAGCACCGTGCAGCCAATAATGCTGCCATCGGATTTCACCCTTCAAGCGCCAACAACTTCGTTGCAGACCACCATTGCCAATAACAATAGCGAAAACACCCTGCCATCATTGGCAAGATTGGACTGGCCGACgatgcaaaaaccaaaaagagcGCATGCGCGGCATCATTAA